One window from the genome of Silene latifolia isolate original U9 population unplaced genomic scaffold, ASM4854445v1 scaffold_119, whole genome shotgun sequence encodes:
- the LOC141637549 gene encoding putative CRM domain-containing protein At3g25440, chloroplastic isoform X3 yields the protein MTSEEKILYKLNKARNKEAKLLDDLKKLEPKEWSETTHDPEVLTPEEHFYFLKMGLKSKNYVPIGRRGIYQGVILNMHLHWKKHQTLQVIVKTFTPEEVKEIATELARLTGGIVLDIQEEDTIIMYRGKNYAQPPTEIMSPRVTLPRKKALDKSKHRDALRAVRRYIPRLEQELELLRAQHQNRGDHASEQPQDVSKVDAEDDYHAAIPNSGLAPSNKLKALMDQYKNTVEEDGSMSDGGMGSESEDLSDMFETDSDTEGNAERPLYLHQFDKFPANNKKEGLHLMSMDPKRIENADLAEFDEVDQIFIRAAELLRKKRK from the exons ATGACAAGTGAAGAAAAGATTCTGTACAAACTGAATAAG GCTCGCAATAAAGAAGCAAAACTTCTAGATGATTTGAAGAAATTGGAACCCAAAGAATGGTCAGAGACTACTCATGATCCTGAAGTCTTGACACCTGAAGAACATTTCTATTTCCTGAAGATGGGTCTTAAGAGCAAGAATTATGTCCCAATTGGTCGGCGAGGGATTTACCAGGGTGTAATTCTAAACATGCATTTGCATTGGAAGAAACACCAAACGCTACAAGTAATTGTAAAGACATTCACTCCAGAGGAAGTGAAGGAGATAGCTACTGAGCTAGCAAGACTAACAGGTGGGATTGTACTTGATATTCAAGAAGAGGACACAATAATCATGTACAGGGGAAAGAACTATGCTCAACCGCCAACAGAAATAATGTCACCACGAGTCACCCTTCCAAGGAAAAAG GCCCTGGACAAATCCAAACACAGGGATGCTTTGCGGGCAGTTAGAAGGTATATACCAAGGCTAGAGCAGGAGCTTGAATTACTCCGAGCACAACATCAAAACAGAGGGGATCATGCTTCTGAACAACCTCAAGATGTCTCCAAAGTCGATGCGGAAGATGATTATCATGCTGCCATTCCGAACTCAGGATTAGCACCTTCAAATAAGCTGAAAGCACTCATGGATCAGTATAAAAATACCGTTGAGGAGGATGGCTCCATGAGTGATGGTGGAATGGGTTCAGAATCAGAAGACCTATCTGATATGTTTGAGACAGATTCAGATACTGAGGGGAACGCTGAACGGCCTCTTTACTTGCACCAATTCGACAAATTTCCGGCTAATAATAAGAAGGAAGGTCTGCACCTCATGTCTATGGACCCAAAGAGAATCGAGAATGCTGACTTGGCGGAATTTGATGAAGTTGATCAGATTTTTATACGAGCAGCTGAACTTTTGAGGAAGAAGAGAAAATGA
- the LOC141637549 gene encoding putative CRM domain-containing protein At3g25440, chloroplastic isoform X2 translates to MWRRRNLFCSSFYYLIKSIPLLNPNSLLHIPCFHGVLSKAFVRDPAFGPLHVLSITHHHGFHSTPFPKGPNKDESNTKQTQSRPAAQDSSIKVKRKKLKGKRAVVRWLKHFRYKKKKEYQRMTSEEKILYKLNKARNKEAKLLDDLKKLEPKEWSETTHDPEVLTPEEHFYFLKMGLKSKNYVPIGRRGIYQGVILNMHLHWKKHQTLQVIVKTFTPEEVKEIATELARLTGGIVLDIQEEDTIIMYRGKNYAQPPTEIMSPRVTLPRKKALDKSKHRDALRAVRRYIPRLEQELELLRAQHQNRGDHASEQPQDVSKVDAEDDYHAAIPNSGLAPSNKLKALMDQYKNTVEEDGSMSDGGMGSESEDLSDMFETDSDTEGNAERPLYLHQFDKFPANNKKEGLHLMSMDPKRIENADLAEFDEVDQIFIRAAELLRKKRK, encoded by the exons ATGTGGAGGAGAAGGAACCTCTTTTGTTCTTCATTCTATTACCTTATCAAATCAATTCCTCTTTTAAATCCCAACTCCCTTCTTCACATACCCTG CTTCCATGGTGTTTTATCCAAGGCTTTCGTCCGAGATCCAGCATTTGGGCCACTCCATGTTTTATCTATTACACACCATCATGGCTTCCACAGTACTCCCTTTCCGAAAGGACCTAATAAAGATGAAAGTAATACAAAGCAAACTCAAAGTCGCCCTGCTGCTCAGGATTCATCTATAAAGGTAAAGAGGAAAAAACTAAAGGGAAAAAGAGCTGTCGTCCGGTGGCTCAAGCACTTCAGatataaaaagaaaaaagagtatCAACGAATGACAAGTGAAGAAAAGATTCTGTACAAACTGAATAAG GCTCGCAATAAAGAAGCAAAACTTCTAGATGATTTGAAGAAATTGGAACCCAAAGAATGGTCAGAGACTACTCATGATCCTGAAGTCTTGACACCTGAAGAACATTTCTATTTCCTGAAGATGGGTCTTAAGAGCAAGAATTATGTCCCAATTGGTCGGCGAGGGATTTACCAGGGTGTAATTCTAAACATGCATTTGCATTGGAAGAAACACCAAACGCTACAAGTAATTGTAAAGACATTCACTCCAGAGGAAGTGAAGGAGATAGCTACTGAGCTAGCAAGACTAACAGGTGGGATTGTACTTGATATTCAAGAAGAGGACACAATAATCATGTACAGGGGAAAGAACTATGCTCAACCGCCAACAGAAATAATGTCACCACGAGTCACCCTTCCAAGGAAAAAG GCCCTGGACAAATCCAAACACAGGGATGCTTTGCGGGCAGTTAGAAGGTATATACCAAGGCTAGAGCAGGAGCTTGAATTACTCCGAGCACAACATCAAAACAGAGGGGATCATGCTTCTGAACAACCTCAAGATGTCTCCAAAGTCGATGCGGAAGATGATTATCATGCTGCCATTCCGAACTCAGGATTAGCACCTTCAAATAAGCTGAAAGCACTCATGGATCAGTATAAAAATACCGTTGAGGAGGATGGCTCCATGAGTGATGGTGGAATGGGTTCAGAATCAGAAGACCTATCTGATATGTTTGAGACAGATTCAGATACTGAGGGGAACGCTGAACGGCCTCTTTACTTGCACCAATTCGACAAATTTCCGGCTAATAATAAGAAGGAAGGTCTGCACCTCATGTCTATGGACCCAAAGAGAATCGAGAATGCTGACTTGGCGGAATTTGATGAAGTTGATCAGATTTTTATACGAGCAGCTGAACTTTTGAGGAAGAAGAGAAAATGA
- the LOC141637549 gene encoding putative CRM domain-containing protein At3g25440, chloroplastic isoform X1, protein MWRRRNLFCSSFYYLIKSIPLLNPNSLLHIPCSFHGVLSKAFVRDPAFGPLHVLSITHHHGFHSTPFPKGPNKDESNTKQTQSRPAAQDSSIKVKRKKLKGKRAVVRWLKHFRYKKKKEYQRMTSEEKILYKLNKARNKEAKLLDDLKKLEPKEWSETTHDPEVLTPEEHFYFLKMGLKSKNYVPIGRRGIYQGVILNMHLHWKKHQTLQVIVKTFTPEEVKEIATELARLTGGIVLDIQEEDTIIMYRGKNYAQPPTEIMSPRVTLPRKKALDKSKHRDALRAVRRYIPRLEQELELLRAQHQNRGDHASEQPQDVSKVDAEDDYHAAIPNSGLAPSNKLKALMDQYKNTVEEDGSMSDGGMGSESEDLSDMFETDSDTEGNAERPLYLHQFDKFPANNKKEGLHLMSMDPKRIENADLAEFDEVDQIFIRAAELLRKKRK, encoded by the exons ATGTGGAGGAGAAGGAACCTCTTTTGTTCTTCATTCTATTACCTTATCAAATCAATTCCTCTTTTAAATCCCAACTCCCTTCTTCACATACCCTG TAGCTTCCATGGTGTTTTATCCAAGGCTTTCGTCCGAGATCCAGCATTTGGGCCACTCCATGTTTTATCTATTACACACCATCATGGCTTCCACAGTACTCCCTTTCCGAAAGGACCTAATAAAGATGAAAGTAATACAAAGCAAACTCAAAGTCGCCCTGCTGCTCAGGATTCATCTATAAAGGTAAAGAGGAAAAAACTAAAGGGAAAAAGAGCTGTCGTCCGGTGGCTCAAGCACTTCAGatataaaaagaaaaaagagtatCAACGAATGACAAGTGAAGAAAAGATTCTGTACAAACTGAATAAG GCTCGCAATAAAGAAGCAAAACTTCTAGATGATTTGAAGAAATTGGAACCCAAAGAATGGTCAGAGACTACTCATGATCCTGAAGTCTTGACACCTGAAGAACATTTCTATTTCCTGAAGATGGGTCTTAAGAGCAAGAATTATGTCCCAATTGGTCGGCGAGGGATTTACCAGGGTGTAATTCTAAACATGCATTTGCATTGGAAGAAACACCAAACGCTACAAGTAATTGTAAAGACATTCACTCCAGAGGAAGTGAAGGAGATAGCTACTGAGCTAGCAAGACTAACAGGTGGGATTGTACTTGATATTCAAGAAGAGGACACAATAATCATGTACAGGGGAAAGAACTATGCTCAACCGCCAACAGAAATAATGTCACCACGAGTCACCCTTCCAAGGAAAAAG GCCCTGGACAAATCCAAACACAGGGATGCTTTGCGGGCAGTTAGAAGGTATATACCAAGGCTAGAGCAGGAGCTTGAATTACTCCGAGCACAACATCAAAACAGAGGGGATCATGCTTCTGAACAACCTCAAGATGTCTCCAAAGTCGATGCGGAAGATGATTATCATGCTGCCATTCCGAACTCAGGATTAGCACCTTCAAATAAGCTGAAAGCACTCATGGATCAGTATAAAAATACCGTTGAGGAGGATGGCTCCATGAGTGATGGTGGAATGGGTTCAGAATCAGAAGACCTATCTGATATGTTTGAGACAGATTCAGATACTGAGGGGAACGCTGAACGGCCTCTTTACTTGCACCAATTCGACAAATTTCCGGCTAATAATAAGAAGGAAGGTCTGCACCTCATGTCTATGGACCCAAAGAGAATCGAGAATGCTGACTTGGCGGAATTTGATGAAGTTGATCAGATTTTTATACGAGCAGCTGAACTTTTGAGGAAGAAGAGAAAATGA